A window from Citrus sinensis cultivar Valencia sweet orange chromosome 3, DVS_A1.0, whole genome shotgun sequence encodes these proteins:
- the LOC102612364 gene encoding small ubiquitin-related modifier 1 produces the protein MSATGGGGGGGGGQEEDKKPVDQSAHINLKVKGQDGNEVFFRIKRSTQLKKLMNAYCDRQSVELNSIAFLFDGRRLRGEQTPDELEMEDGDEIDAMLHQTGGALGSG, from the exons ATGTCAGCAACTGGTggtggcggcggcggcggcggtgGTCAGGAGGAGGACAAGAAGCCCGTCGATCAGTCGGCGCACATTAACCTCAAAGTCAAGGGCCAG GATGGCAATGAGGTGTTTTTTAGAATTAAGCGAAGCACCCAGTTGAAAAAGCTCATGAATGCCTACTGTGATCGGCAGTCGGTGGAGTTAAACTCTATTGCTTTCTTGTTTGATGGGCGGAGACTCCGAGGAGAGCAGACTCCAGATGAg CTTGAGATGGAGGATGGAGATGAAATTGATGCAATGCTGCATCAGACTGGAGGTGCGCTTGGAAGCGGTTAA
- the LOC102612065 gene encoding ER lumen protein-retaining receptor-like isoform X2: protein MNIFRLAGDMTHLASVLVLLLKIHTIKSCSGVSLKTQELYALVFATRYLDIFTDFVSLYNTVMKLIFLGSSFSIVWYMRHHSIVRRSHNKDQDTFHRFFLVLPCLLLALLINENFTFKEVMWTFSLYLEAVAILPQLVLLQRTRNIDNLTGQYVFFLGAYRGLYILNWVYRYFTELHYVHWIPWISGLVQTLLYADFFYYYFDSWKNNKNLRLPA, encoded by the exons ATGAACATTTTCAGATTAGCGGGTGACATGACCCACTTAGCTAGCGTTCTCGTCTTGCTCCTCAAGATCCACACCATTAAATCTTGTTCTG GCGTTTCATTGAAGACTCAAGAGCTCTACGCTCTGGTTTTCGCCACCCGATACTTGGATATATTCACAGATTTTGTGTCTCTGTACAATACAGTAATGAAGCTTATATTCTTGGGTAGTTCGTTTTCAATTGTTTGGTACATGAGGCATCACAGCATTGTGAGAAGGTCTCACAATAAAGACCAGGACACCTTTCACCGTTTCTTCCTTGTTTTGCCTTGCTTACTTTTGGCTCTtcttattaatgaaaatttcacCTTCAAGGAG GTAATGTGGACATTTTCGCTGTATTTAGAAGCTGTTGCAATACTTCCTCAACTTGTACTCTTGCAAAGGACTAGAAACATCGACAATTTGACAGGCCAATATGTATTCTTTCTTGG TGCGTATAGAGGGTTATACATCCTAAATTGGGTTTACCGCTACTTCACCGAGCTGCACTATGTGCATTGGATAC CTTGGATTTCAGGGCTTGTTCAAACATTGCTATATGCTGACttcttctattattatttcgACAG CTGGAAAAACAACAAGAACCTTCGGTTACCGGCTTAA
- the LOC102612065 gene encoding ER lumen protein-retaining receptor-like isoform X1 has translation MNIFRLAGDMTHLASVLVLLLKIHTIKSCSGVSLKTQELYALVFATRYLDIFTDFVSLYNTVMKLIFLGSSFSIVWYMRHHSIVRRSHNKDQDTFHRFFLVLPCLLLALLINENFTFKEVMWTFSLYLEAVAILPQLVLLQRTRNIDNLTGQYVFFLGAYRGLYILNWVYRYFTELHYVHWIPWISGLVQTLLYADFFYYYFDRYAVLSFPIFVLVLV, from the exons ATGAACATTTTCAGATTAGCGGGTGACATGACCCACTTAGCTAGCGTTCTCGTCTTGCTCCTCAAGATCCACACCATTAAATCTTGTTCTG GCGTTTCATTGAAGACTCAAGAGCTCTACGCTCTGGTTTTCGCCACCCGATACTTGGATATATTCACAGATTTTGTGTCTCTGTACAATACAGTAATGAAGCTTATATTCTTGGGTAGTTCGTTTTCAATTGTTTGGTACATGAGGCATCACAGCATTGTGAGAAGGTCTCACAATAAAGACCAGGACACCTTTCACCGTTTCTTCCTTGTTTTGCCTTGCTTACTTTTGGCTCTtcttattaatgaaaatttcacCTTCAAGGAG GTAATGTGGACATTTTCGCTGTATTTAGAAGCTGTTGCAATACTTCCTCAACTTGTACTCTTGCAAAGGACTAGAAACATCGACAATTTGACAGGCCAATATGTATTCTTTCTTGG TGCGTATAGAGGGTTATACATCCTAAATTGGGTTTACCGCTACTTCACCGAGCTGCACTATGTGCATTGGATAC CTTGGATTTCAGGGCTTGTTCAAACATTGCTATATGCTGACttcttctattattatttcgACAGGTATGCCGTTTTATCTTTCCCCATTTTTGTATTAGTGCTCGTTTGA
- the LOC102612670 gene encoding purple acid phosphatase 15, translating into MEMAFSNSYRMGGIFLFFIFLLSPLDIRATNANIPSTLDGPFEPETVPYDASLRGNAVDIPDTDPLVRRRVTGFEPEQLSVSLSFNHDSIWITWITGEFQIGDNIKPLDPKTVASFVRYGTSRTNLNHEATGHSLVYDQLYPFEGLQNYTSGIIHHVRLTGLESNSTYYYQCGDPWIPAMSDVYYFRTLPASGPQSYPKRIAIVGDLGLTYNTTCTINHMISNEPDLVLLVGDVTYANLYLTNGTGSDCYSCSFSKTPIHETYQPRWDYWGRFMQNLVSKVPIMVVEGNHEIEAQAGNQTFVAYSSRFAFPSEESGSLSSFYYSFNAGGIHFIMLGAYISYDKSGHQYKWLEKDLANVDRSVTPWLVATWHPPWYSSYSSHYREAECMRVEMEALLYSYGVDIVFNGHVHAYERSNRVFNYTLDPCGPVHITIGDGGNLEKMAITRADEPGNCPEPSSTPDPYMGGFCATNFTSGPAAGKFCWDRQPDYSAFRESSFGHGILEVKNETWALWTWHRNQDSNNKVGDQIYIVRQPDKCPFHGMPQPKPLLASS; encoded by the exons ATGGAGATGGCCTTTTCGAACTCTTATCGAATGGGAGGAATATTCTTATTCTTCATATTCCTGTTAAGTCCTTTGGATATTCGCGCCACGAATGCGAATATTCCTTCAACTTTAGACGGCCCGTTCGAGCCCGAGACGGTGCCCTATGACGCCAGCTTGCGCGGCAACGCCGTTGATATTCCGGACACCGATCCTCTGGTGCGCCGCCGCGTCACTGGATTCGAGCCCGAGCAGTTATCCGTATCTCTCTCCTTCAATCACGACTCAATTTGGATCACTTGGATCACAG ggGAATTTCAAATTGGAGACAACATAAAGCCATTAGATCCTAAAACTGTAGCCAGCTTCGTTCGGTATGGGACGTCGAGGACAAATTTAAATCATGAAGCAACTGGTCACTCCCTTGTTTATGATCAGCTTTATCCATTTGAAGGCCTACAAAACTATACTTCTGGAATCATCCATCATGTTCGCCTTACAG GTTTGGAATCCAACAGTACTTACTATTACCAATGTGGAGATCCTTGGATACCGGCCATGAGTGATGTCTACTATTTTAGAACTCTGCCGGCTTCTGGTCCGCAAAGCTATCCGAAGAGAATAGCAATTGTGGGAGATCTTGGTCTTACTTACAACACGACTTGCACTATCAATCACATGATTAGTAATGAACCTGATCTTGTGCTGTTGGTTGGCGATGTCACTTATGCAAACCTGTACCTCACTAATGGAACTGGCTCGGACTGTTATTCTTGCTCATTCTCAAAAACTCCCATACATGAGACGTATCAACCTCGTTGGGATTATTGGGGAAG GTTTATGCAGAATTTAGTTTCCAAAGTTCCAATAATGGTGGTTGAAGGGAACCATGAGATAGAAGCACAAGCTGGAAACCAGACGTTTGTTGCATACAGCTCTAGATTTGCTTTCCCATCTGAAGAAAGTGGATCTTTGTCCTCATTCTACTACTCCTTTAATGCTGGGGGAATTCATTTTATCATGCTCGGAGCCTACATTTCCTATGATAAGTCAG GTCATCAATACAAATGGCTAGAGAAAGACTtagctaatgttgatagatcTGTAACTCCATGGCTGGTAGCCACTTGGCATCCACCTTGGTACAGTTCTTACAGTTCCCATTACAGAGAAGCAGAGTGTATGAGAGTGGAGATGGAAGCATTACTTTACTCTTATGGTGTTGACATAGTTTTCAATGGACAT GTTCATGCTTATGAGAGGTCAAATCGGGTTTTTAATTACACTTTAGATCCATGCGGTCCTGTACACATCACAATTGGAGATGGTGGAAATCTTGAGAAGATGGCAATCACACGTGCTGACGAACCTGGTAACTGCCCAGAGCCATCATCTACTCCCGATCCATATATGGGTGGCTTTTGTGCAACAAATTTCACGTCTGGTCCTGCTGCGGGTAAGTTCTGTTGGGACCGACAACCTGATTACAGTGCCTTCAGAGAAAGTAGTTTTGGGCACGGGATCCTCGAG gtgaagAATGAGACTTGGGCGCTGTGGACATGGCACCGGAATCAGGACTCTAATAATAAAGTTGGGGATCAGATTTACATAGTGAGGCAACCTGATAAGTGCCCTTTCCATGGCATGCCACAACCCAAGCCTTTGTTGGCATCCAGCTAA
- the LOC102613173 gene encoding uncharacterized protein LOC102613173 isoform X2, with amino-acid sequence MSAVQDRRDPLAGLTLDAILTNKRPSPPPAPAGRTLLDIIRDEDPNGKNFGHKDRKSWKLFRDRLRLKRAGAAWTSSVRIPTSDIPIPSSSLSNSNPRSQLIRRSSVRFQTNPAGELASQLEDNRGAPPQFARRPSSKVASSSPGPTQSSHHEDSPEGEGSPTRSSRQPQLSRHNSTRVEAASNTVSEDNSVDPFDVAREGTRRLAVVLAQERQLSAREAVAAQEAAEAEAAAAEAEAEAEAEASVQVEAEAEAAEPVQPRQPRMSLMDLLEETDRQMGLEGSRYAVGEDEDEEEEDEAEAEAEGEYEEEGDDVEENAGGIEHNCCVCMVRHKGAAFIPCGHTFCRLCSRELWVQRGNCPLCNGFILEILDIF; translated from the coding sequence ATGTCAGCTGTGCAAGATCGGCGCGACCCGTTGGCCGGCTTGACTCTGGACGCCATCTTGACCAACAAAAGACCCTCGCCGCCCCCGGCTCCCGCCGGGCGTACGCTTCTCGACATTATCCGTGATGAGGATCCCAACGGCAAGAATTTTGGTCATAAGGACAGGAAGAGCTGGAAACTCTTCCGAGACCGGCTCCGGCTTAAGCGAGCCGGCGCCGCCTGGACCTCTTCCGTTAGAATTCCGACTTCCGATATCCCTATCCCGAGCAGCAGCCTCAGCAATTCCAATCCCAGATCGCAATTAATTCGGCGCAGCTCCGTTAGGTTCCAGACTAACCCTGCCGGCGAGTTGGCGTCTCAACTCGAAGATAACAGAGGAGCGCCGCCTCAGTTCGCGCGCCGTCCCTCGAGTAAAGTTGCCTCATCGTCACCGGGTCCAACCCAGTCGTCCCACCACGAGGACTCCCCTGAGGGCGAAGGGTCTCCCACTCGTAGCTCAAGACAACCGCAGTTATCCCGCCACAACTCGACCCGGGTGGAGGCGGCGTCGAACACCGTGTCGGAAGACAACAGCGTCGACCCGTTTGATGTGGCGCGTGAGGGAACTCGCCGCCTGGCAGTGGTGTTGGCGCAGGAGAGACAGCTGTCGGCACGCGAGGCGGTGGCTGCGCAGGAAGCAGCAGAAGCTGAGGCGGCAGCGgcagaagcagaagcagaagcTGAAGCAGAAGCTTCAGTGCAAGTGGAGGCGGAGGCGGAGGCGGCAGAGCCAGTACAGCCGCGACAGCCGAGGATGTCGCTGATGGATTTGTTAGAGGAGACAGACAGGCAAATGGGTTTGGAAGGGTCGAGGTACGCGGTGggtgaagatgaagatgaagaggaagaagatgaagctGAAGCAGAAGCAGAAGGAGAGTACGAGGAGGAAGGCGATGACGTGGAAGAGAATGCTGGAGGGATAGAGCATAATTGCTGCGTGTGCATGGTGAGGCACAAAGGCGCGGCGTTTATCCCGTGTGGACATACTTTTTGCAGGCTCTGTTCAAGGGAGCTCTGGGTCCAGAGAGGAAATTGTCCTCTTTGCAATGGTTTCATTTTGGAAATTCTTGATATATTCTGA
- the LOC102613173 gene encoding uncharacterized protein LOC102613173 isoform X1 codes for MEESGGGGGGGVIGRRITLLDQMSAVQDRRDPLAGLTLDAILTNKRPSPPPAPAGRTLLDIIRDEDPNGKNFGHKDRKSWKLFRDRLRLKRAGAAWTSSVRIPTSDIPIPSSSLSNSNPRSQLIRRSSVRFQTNPAGELASQLEDNRGAPPQFARRPSSKVASSSPGPTQSSHHEDSPEGEGSPTRSSRQPQLSRHNSTRVEAASNTVSEDNSVDPFDVAREGTRRLAVVLAQERQLSAREAVAAQEAAEAEAAAAEAEAEAEAEASVQVEAEAEAAEPVQPRQPRMSLMDLLEETDRQMGLEGSRYAVGEDEDEEEEDEAEAEAEGEYEEEGDDVEENAGGIEHNCCVCMVRHKGAAFIPCGHTFCRLCSRELWVQRGNCPLCNGFILEILDIF; via the coding sequence ATGGAAGagagtggtggtggtggtggtggtggtgtcATTGGCAGGAGAATAACGCTATTGGACCAAATGTCAGCTGTGCAAGATCGGCGCGACCCGTTGGCCGGCTTGACTCTGGACGCCATCTTGACCAACAAAAGACCCTCGCCGCCCCCGGCTCCCGCCGGGCGTACGCTTCTCGACATTATCCGTGATGAGGATCCCAACGGCAAGAATTTTGGTCATAAGGACAGGAAGAGCTGGAAACTCTTCCGAGACCGGCTCCGGCTTAAGCGAGCCGGCGCCGCCTGGACCTCTTCCGTTAGAATTCCGACTTCCGATATCCCTATCCCGAGCAGCAGCCTCAGCAATTCCAATCCCAGATCGCAATTAATTCGGCGCAGCTCCGTTAGGTTCCAGACTAACCCTGCCGGCGAGTTGGCGTCTCAACTCGAAGATAACAGAGGAGCGCCGCCTCAGTTCGCGCGCCGTCCCTCGAGTAAAGTTGCCTCATCGTCACCGGGTCCAACCCAGTCGTCCCACCACGAGGACTCCCCTGAGGGCGAAGGGTCTCCCACTCGTAGCTCAAGACAACCGCAGTTATCCCGCCACAACTCGACCCGGGTGGAGGCGGCGTCGAACACCGTGTCGGAAGACAACAGCGTCGACCCGTTTGATGTGGCGCGTGAGGGAACTCGCCGCCTGGCAGTGGTGTTGGCGCAGGAGAGACAGCTGTCGGCACGCGAGGCGGTGGCTGCGCAGGAAGCAGCAGAAGCTGAGGCGGCAGCGgcagaagcagaagcagaagcTGAAGCAGAAGCTTCAGTGCAAGTGGAGGCGGAGGCGGAGGCGGCAGAGCCAGTACAGCCGCGACAGCCGAGGATGTCGCTGATGGATTTGTTAGAGGAGACAGACAGGCAAATGGGTTTGGAAGGGTCGAGGTACGCGGTGggtgaagatgaagatgaagaggaagaagatgaagctGAAGCAGAAGCAGAAGGAGAGTACGAGGAGGAAGGCGATGACGTGGAAGAGAATGCTGGAGGGATAGAGCATAATTGCTGCGTGTGCATGGTGAGGCACAAAGGCGCGGCGTTTATCCCGTGTGGACATACTTTTTGCAGGCTCTGTTCAAGGGAGCTCTGGGTCCAGAGAGGAAATTGTCCTCTTTGCAATGGTTTCATTTTGGAAATTCTTGATATATTCTGA
- the LOC102613671 gene encoding pentatricopeptide repeat-containing protein At5g48730, chloroplastic, producing the protein MSSSLSSSSYPYPPAIKRRPTTTNSKPILSTSVPLSKPEIEPRKRPHHIISSNNHSGNAGKTPQSRGTLLDLEKLKEREEKERKEEVNRKIASKKAISVILRREATKAVIEKKRGPVNSKKLLPRTVLEALNERITALRWESALKVFELLREQLWYKPNAAVYVKLIVMLGKCKQPEKAHELFQAMVDEGCDANTQSFTALLSAYGRSGLFDKAFSLLEHMKNTPDCQPDVNTYSILIKSCLKAFAFDKVQALLSDMSTQGIRPNTVTYNTLIDAYGRAKMFAEMELTLVKMLSEDCEPDVWTMNSTLRAFGNSGQIDTMEKCYEKFQSAGIQPSINTFNILLDSYGKAGHFEKMSAVMEYMQKYHYSWTIVTYNIVIDAFGRAGDLKQMEYLFRLMRSERIKPSCVTLCSLVRAYGHAGKPEKLGSVLRFIDNSDIMLDTVFFNCLVDAYGRLKCFAEMKGALEVMQQRGCKPDKVTYRTMVRAYSINGMKNHAKQFQDLVEKMDETGLAMKRPDF; encoded by the exons ATGTCGTCCTCCCTCTCCAGCTCCAGCTATCCATACCCACCGGCGATTAAGCGCCGTCCCACCACAACAAACTCAAAACCCATTTTAAGCACGTCCGTACCTTTATCCAAACCCGAAATTGAACCAAGGAAACGACCGCACCATATTATTTCTTCTAACAACCACAGTGGCAATGCGGGCAAAACCCCCCAGAGCAGAGGCACACTACTAGACTTGGAGAAGCTGAAAGAGAGGGAGGAAAAAGAGAGGAAAGAGGAGGTTAATAGAAAGATAGCCTCAAAGAAAGCCATTTCAGTTATACTGCGGAGGGAAGCTACTAAGGCTGTGATTGAGAAGAAGCGAGGTCCTGTTAATTCCAAGAAGCTGTTGCCCAGGACTGTGCTTGAGGCTCTTAATGAAAGAATTACTGCTCTGCGCTGGGAGTCTGCTCTCAAG GTTTTTGAGCTATTACGTGAGCAGCTATGGTACAAGCCCAACGCTGCTGTATACGTCAAACTAATTGTCATGCTCGGAAAATGTAAGCAACCTGAAAAGGCTCATGAGCTCTTTCAAGCAATGGTTGATGAAGGATGTGACGCGAACACTCAATCCTTTACTGCTCTATTGTCTGCGTATGGTAGGAGTGGTCTTTTCGATAAAGCTTTTTCTCTCCTTGAGCATATGAAGAATACTCCTGACTGCCAGCCAGATGTCAACACATACTCTATCCTCATCAAATCATGCCTTAAGGCTTTTGCCTTTGACAAAGTGCAAGCTTTGCTTTCTGACATGTCAACTCAGGGAATCAGACCTAATACAGTCACGTACAACACCCTCATAGATGCCTACGGAAGAGCAAAAAT GTTCGCAGAGATGGAATTGACGCTTGTGAAGATGCTCAGCGAGGATTGTGAGCCTGATGTTTGGACAATGAACTCCACACTCAGAGCCTTTGGTAACAGTGGGCAGATTGACACAATGGAGAAGTGTTATGAGAAGTTTCAGAGTGCTGGAATCCAACCCAGCATTAATACCTTCAACATTCTCCTTGATTCCTATGGAAAAGCTGGgcattttgaaaaaatgagtGCTGTTATGGAATACATGCAGAAATACCATTACTCATGGACCATTGTGACCTACAATATCGTGATAGATGCATTTGGGAGGGCTGGGGATTTGAAACAGATGGAGTATTTGTTTCGGCTAATGCGATCAGAGAGAATTAAACCAAGCTGTGTCACGCTTTGCTCTCTTGTTAGGGCTTACGGGCATGCAGGGAAACCTGAAAAACTTGGTAGTGTCCTGCGGTTTATTGATAACTCAGATATAATGTTGGACACtgtatttttcaattgtcTGGTGGATGCATATGGGAGACTGAAATGCTTTGCAGAGATGAAGGGGGCCCTTGAAGTGATGCAGCAGAGAGGATGTAAACCTGACAAGGTTACTTATAGAACCATGGTTAGAGCTTATTCAATTAATGGGATGAAGAATCATGCTAAACAGTTTCAAGACCTTGTTGAGAAAATGGATGAGACTGGTTTGGCAATGAAGAGGCCGGATTTCTGA